One window of Leifsonia sp. AK011 genomic DNA carries:
- the nusB gene encoding transcription antitermination factor NusB, with protein MGARTKARKRALDVLYGADVRGESINTVLAAESMRAAEDTKRASSWDYARTIVTGVTEHGDEIDELIETYAQGWTIPRMPAIDRALLRIGIWEILYNDEVPDSVAIAEAVESARVHSTDDSAGFVNGLLGRIAATRA; from the coding sequence GTGGGTGCTCGCACCAAGGCGCGCAAGCGCGCCCTCGACGTGCTCTACGGGGCAGACGTTCGTGGGGAGTCGATCAACACCGTCCTCGCCGCTGAGTCCATGCGTGCCGCAGAGGACACGAAGCGCGCATCCTCGTGGGACTACGCCCGCACCATCGTGACCGGCGTCACCGAGCACGGCGATGAGATCGACGAACTCATCGAGACCTACGCCCAGGGGTGGACCATCCCGAGAATGCCAGCGATCGATCGTGCCCTGCTCCGCATTGGCATCTGGGAGATCCTCTACAACGACGAGGTCCCGGACAGCGTTGCCATCGCCGAGGCGGTCGAATCAGCTCGTGTTCACAGCACCGATGACTCGGCGGGTTTTGTCAACGGTCTGCTCGGCCGAATCGCGGCAACCCGCGCCTAG
- the efp gene encoding elongation factor P — translation MASTADIRNGVVLNMDGGLWSVIEFQHVKPGKGGAFVRTKVKNVMTGKVVDRTFNAGAKIEVETVDRADFQYLYKDGDNFVFMDLGNYDQITLSPANVGDAANFMLENQNVTIALHNGDPLYVELPASVVLEITYTEPGLQGDRSTGGTKPATVETGYQIQVPLFLEQGTKVKVDTRDGSYLGRVND, via the coding sequence ATGGCCTCTACAGCTGACATTCGCAACGGAGTCGTTCTCAACATGGACGGCGGACTCTGGAGCGTCATCGAGTTCCAGCACGTCAAGCCCGGCAAGGGTGGCGCCTTCGTGCGCACCAAGGTGAAGAACGTCATGACCGGCAAGGTCGTCGACCGCACGTTCAACGCCGGCGCCAAGATCGAGGTCGAGACCGTCGACCGCGCCGACTTCCAGTACCTGTACAAGGACGGCGACAACTTCGTCTTTATGGACCTGGGCAACTACGACCAGATCACGCTCTCGCCCGCCAATGTCGGGGACGCGGCCAACTTCATGCTCGAGAACCAGAACGTGACGATCGCGCTCCACAACGGTGACCCGCTCTACGTCGAGCTCCCGGCATCCGTCGTCCTCGAGATCACGTACACGGAGCCCGGCCTTCAGGGCGACCGTTCGACGGGTGGCACCAAGCCTGCGACCGTCGAGACCGGCTACCAGATCCAGGTTCCGCTGTTCCTCGAGCAGGGCACCAAGGTCAAGGTCGACACGCGCGACGGCAGCTACCTCGGACGAGTCAACGACTAG
- a CDS encoding type II 3-dehydroquinate dehydratase, with amino-acid sequence MTSILVLNGPNLGRLGSREPDVYGSGTLEDLGVALEETLAPGFEMDLRQTNDEATLIGWLHEAVDTQSPVILNPAAFTHYSYALRDAAALVTKAGLLLVEVHLSNPHAREEFRHTSVISAIATGVIAGFGFDSYLLALDLIQRRLG; translated from the coding sequence GTGACCAGCATCCTCGTGCTCAACGGCCCCAACCTGGGGCGTCTCGGTAGCCGCGAGCCCGATGTCTACGGCAGTGGGACGCTCGAGGATCTCGGGGTCGCCCTCGAGGAGACCCTGGCGCCGGGATTCGAGATGGACCTGCGCCAGACCAACGACGAGGCGACACTCATCGGTTGGCTTCACGAGGCCGTGGACACGCAGTCGCCGGTGATCCTGAACCCCGCGGCGTTCACGCACTACTCATACGCGCTCCGGGATGCCGCGGCTCTGGTCACAAAAGCTGGCCTGCTGCTCGTCGAAGTGCACCTCTCGAATCCGCACGCGCGCGAGGAGTTCCGGCACACGAGCGTGATCTCGGCGATCGCCACGGGCGTCATCGCCGGATTCGGTTTCGACTCGTACCTTCTCGCGCTGGACCTCATCCAGCGGCGTCTCGGCTAG
- the aroB gene encoding 3-dehydroquinate synthase has protein sequence MNNTTVIPVTGTDPYDVIIGHGLLGSLEEQLGSRVAKVLIVHPPTLGARAVKLREQLLATYEVYLAEVPDAEDAKRIEVASFCWQVMGQTDFTRTDAVIGLGGGATTDLAGFVAATWLRGVRLIQCPTSVAGIVDAAVGGKTGINTAEGKNLVGSFYAPAAVVVDLDTLDTLPRNEILAGFAEIVKCGFIGEPEILDIIEADPDRATDPTTPEFRRVVELSVALKARVVSEDFKESGLREILNYGHTLGHAIEHAERYRWRHGAAISVGMVFAAELGRIAGSLSDDVVDRHRAILSSLTLPIDYPLGRWKTLLATMQRDKKARAGMMRFIVLDEVGKPTVLAGPDETLLFAAYQEVGV, from the coding sequence ATGAACAACACCACGGTGATCCCCGTCACCGGCACCGATCCCTACGACGTCATCATTGGCCACGGGCTTCTCGGGTCGCTGGAGGAACAACTGGGGAGTCGCGTCGCGAAAGTGCTGATCGTGCATCCCCCCACTCTGGGCGCGCGGGCAGTCAAGCTCCGGGAGCAGTTGCTCGCGACATACGAGGTCTATCTCGCCGAGGTTCCGGATGCCGAGGATGCCAAACGCATCGAGGTGGCGTCGTTCTGCTGGCAGGTCATGGGGCAGACCGACTTCACCCGAACGGATGCCGTCATCGGCCTGGGCGGGGGAGCCACGACTGACCTCGCGGGTTTCGTGGCAGCCACGTGGCTGCGAGGTGTGCGACTCATCCAGTGCCCCACGAGCGTTGCCGGAATCGTCGACGCCGCGGTGGGCGGCAAGACCGGGATCAACACGGCGGAGGGCAAGAATCTTGTCGGATCGTTCTACGCGCCCGCGGCGGTCGTCGTCGATCTGGACACGCTCGACACGCTGCCGCGCAACGAGATCCTCGCGGGTTTCGCGGAGATCGTGAAGTGCGGCTTCATCGGCGAGCCGGAGATCCTCGACATCATCGAGGCGGACCCCGATCGGGCGACCGATCCGACGACACCAGAGTTCCGGCGAGTCGTCGAGCTCTCGGTCGCGCTCAAGGCACGGGTCGTGAGCGAGGATTTCAAGGAATCCGGACTTCGGGAGATCCTGAACTACGGCCACACTCTCGGACACGCGATCGAACACGCCGAGCGGTACCGCTGGCGTCACGGTGCCGCGATCTCCGTTGGCATGGTCTTCGCTGCTGAGCTCGGCAGGATTGCGGGGTCACTGTCGGATGACGTCGTCGACAGGCACCGTGCCATCCTCTCGTCCTTGACGCTGCCGATCGACTACCCACTGGGGCGGTGGAAGACGCTGCTCGCCACGATGCAGCGCGACAAGAAGGCACGCGCGGGCATGATGCGCTTCATCGTGCTGGACGAGGTGGGCAAGCCCACGGTTCTCGCAGGACCCGACGAGACGCTGCTCTTCGCCGCCTACCAGGAGGTCGGGGTCTGA
- a CDS encoding shikimate kinase — MSESRAAVVLIGAPGAGKTRTGKRLARLLDLPLIDTDARVVAAHGPIATIFDELGETQFRAWEREAVASALGERAIVTLGGGAVLDAATRADLEGLPVVQLTISADVVESRIAGGKRPLLRDGIGAWQAIVEARQPIYDSLSSLTIDTSHIPLDTVAERIVGWLETRA; from the coding sequence GTGAGTGAATCGCGCGCTGCGGTTGTGCTCATCGGCGCTCCCGGTGCAGGAAAGACCCGCACCGGTAAGCGGCTCGCGCGCCTACTCGACCTCCCGCTCATCGATACCGATGCCCGTGTCGTCGCCGCCCACGGCCCCATCGCGACGATCTTCGACGAACTGGGCGAGACCCAGTTCAGGGCGTGGGAGCGCGAGGCCGTTGCCTCGGCACTCGGGGAGCGTGCGATCGTGACTCTCGGTGGGGGAGCAGTTCTGGATGCCGCAACAAGGGCCGATCTCGAGGGGCTTCCGGTCGTGCAGCTGACGATCAGCGCCGACGTTGTCGAGAGCCGGATCGCCGGGGGGAAGCGCCCGCTTCTCCGCGACGGTATCGGTGCCTGGCAGGCCATCGTTGAGGCACGACAGCCCATCTACGACAGCCTCTCGTCGCTGACCATCGATACCTCACACATCCCCTTGGATACCGTCGCCGAGCGCATCGTCGGCTGGCTGGAGACACGAGCATGA
- the aroC gene encoding chorismate synthase gives MLRWLTAGESHGPELVAILEGLPAGVPVSPEAIQEDLHRRSLGYGRGARMKFEQDELSISGGVRFGATMGSPVALRIGNTEWPRWVDVMSATPVDLETLPKGRGAALTRPRPGHADLVGMQKYDFPEARNVLERASARETAARVALGAVARSFLAELGIQILSHTLSIGTVRVPDGAALPSPTDVAGLDADPLRCFDPATSLAMVAEVDRAHDDGDTLGGVVEVLAYGVPPGLGSYTHWDRRLDSQLAAALMGIQAIKGVEVGDGFATAARRGSEAHDELVMGPDGITRLSDRAGGTEGGMSTGTLLRVRAAMKPISTVPHALRTIDVATGQAADAHHQRSDVCAVPAAGVVAEAMVALVLANSVLEKFGGDSVGETRRNLEAYLASIPDPLVTARSSQGE, from the coding sequence ATGCTTCGTTGGTTGACGGCCGGAGAGTCCCACGGTCCCGAATTGGTCGCGATCCTCGAGGGTCTTCCCGCCGGTGTTCCGGTATCGCCCGAGGCCATCCAGGAGGACCTGCATCGCAGGAGCCTGGGGTATGGGCGTGGCGCCCGCATGAAGTTCGAGCAGGACGAGCTGTCGATCTCGGGTGGCGTCCGCTTCGGAGCCACCATGGGAAGCCCCGTCGCGCTGCGCATCGGCAATACGGAGTGGCCCCGCTGGGTCGACGTGATGAGTGCAACACCCGTTGACCTCGAGACCCTGCCGAAGGGCAGGGGAGCAGCGCTCACGCGCCCCCGGCCGGGACATGCCGATCTGGTCGGTATGCAGAAGTACGACTTCCCCGAGGCGCGCAACGTCCTGGAGCGCGCAAGCGCCCGGGAGACAGCTGCAAGGGTTGCGCTCGGCGCCGTCGCTCGCAGCTTCCTCGCGGAACTCGGCATCCAGATCCTCAGCCACACGCTGTCGATCGGCACGGTGAGGGTCCCGGACGGCGCAGCCCTGCCGTCTCCCACGGATGTCGCGGGCCTCGACGCCGACCCCCTGCGCTGCTTCGACCCTGCGACCTCCCTCGCCATGGTCGCTGAGGTAGATCGAGCGCACGACGACGGTGACACGCTCGGCGGCGTTGTCGAGGTCCTGGCCTACGGAGTACCGCCGGGTCTGGGTTCCTATACGCACTGGGACCGCAGGCTCGACTCGCAACTCGCCGCAGCGCTCATGGGCATCCAGGCGATCAAGGGCGTCGAGGTCGGCGATGGCTTCGCGACCGCGGCTCGCCGCGGCTCCGAGGCCCACGACGAGCTCGTGATGGGTCCCGACGGCATCACTCGCCTCAGCGATAGAGCAGGCGGCACCGAGGGAGGCATGAGCACAGGCACCCTGCTGCGCGTTCGTGCGGCGATGAAGCCGATTTCGACCGTGCCGCATGCACTGCGGACCATCGACGTGGCGACGGGCCAGGCGGCCGATGCTCATCACCAGCGTTCCGATGTCTGTGCCGTGCCGGCGGCCGGCGTGGTCGCCGAGGCGATGGTCGCCCTCGTGCTCGCCAACTCGGTGCTCGAGAAGTTCGGCGGCGACTCGGTGGGCGAGACTCGCCGCAACCTCGAGGCCTACCTCGCATCGATTCCCGACCCCCTCGTGACAGCACGGTCGTCACAGGGTGAGTGA
- a CDS encoding shikimate dehydrogenase, whose product MASSRRTRLAVLGSPIHHSLSPAIQSAAYRALGLPWKYSAIEMTGERLPEFVAHLDESWRGLSLTMPLKRDILPLLDWRHPLVDRVGAANTVLLTEEGVRGFNTDVRGAVEAFREAGVQSLDTVHILGAGATAASLLVAAVELGASSALVSARTPERAVGLSELGEREGIDVTVRAWGVSDRSLRIPDAVISTVPGGGNDLVFPEAVREASVLFDVAYDPWPTQLATSWGETGGRVISGYDLLVHQAVGQVRIFVSGDLERALPDEPAVIAAMRGALS is encoded by the coding sequence GTGGCTAGCTCGCGACGCACGAGGCTTGCCGTTCTCGGCTCGCCGATCCACCATTCCCTGTCACCGGCGATCCAGTCCGCTGCCTACCGCGCGCTCGGGTTGCCGTGGAAATACAGCGCCATCGAGATGACGGGCGAGCGTCTCCCCGAGTTTGTTGCACACCTTGACGAGAGCTGGCGCGGACTCTCACTGACGATGCCGCTGAAACGAGACATCCTTCCGCTCCTCGACTGGCGTCACCCGCTCGTTGACCGCGTGGGGGCGGCGAACACGGTTCTGCTGACGGAGGAGGGCGTGCGCGGATTCAACACCGACGTGCGTGGCGCTGTCGAGGCGTTCCGCGAGGCTGGTGTGCAATCGCTCGACACGGTTCACATCCTCGGTGCGGGCGCGACTGCTGCGTCCCTGCTCGTTGCGGCAGTGGAGTTGGGTGCCTCGAGCGCTCTCGTCTCCGCCCGCACACCCGAGCGTGCGGTTGGGCTCTCCGAACTCGGTGAGCGCGAGGGCATCGACGTGACCGTGCGAGCGTGGGGAGTATCAGATCGCTCCCTGCGGATACCGGATGCCGTGATCTCGACCGTTCCGGGCGGCGGGAACGACCTCGTCTTCCCGGAGGCTGTGCGTGAGGCATCCGTTCTGTTCGACGTTGCCTACGACCCGTGGCCCACTCAGTTGGCCACGTCATGGGGCGAGACAGGGGGACGGGTGATCTCCGGATACGACCTGCTGGTTCATCAGGCGGTGGGTCAAGTGAGGATCTTCGTCTCCGGGGATCTCGAGCGTGCACTTCCCGACGAGCCCGCCGTAATCGCGGCGATGCGCGGCGCGCTCTCCTGA